Genomic DNA from Anguilla anguilla isolate fAngAng1 chromosome 17, fAngAng1.pri, whole genome shotgun sequence:
TGGCTTTATTTTAATAAGTTACTCATTATTCGTCTTGAACGTTAGTTAGCTCCAAGACTCACCTTGGCCTTATCAGTAGCCTGACTCCTTAGGATATCTATTTCCTTTATGCAAATTACTTTTATAATTAGGTTATCTTTATTAAGAAGAGACAACATTTACCAGAGACTGAAGCCTCTTTGGTGCACACTGAAATTAACCAGACTGGGGTACAATTTGGAACTATTTTGTACTGCACGACGTTTGTCATACTAGCAGGCTGATTTCAAAAACCCTATTCATCACTTCGTGCCAAAGCAAAAGCAATGACGTTATATTCGGGGGGTGGATACAGCACGTTACACAACGAAaccaaaagcctttttttttttttttgctatgttTGTTTTGAGCAGGAGGCAACTACAATAATACTTCAAATGCTTATAAATGACGATTGCGCCTCGCTCATTTGGCGGAAAATACATGTTTTGAAATGAGcgagatttaaaataaaaccttacCAAAATGCAACTGGGTTTTCAATCCAGCAAGTCAGTGTGATATCGGCCACGATTTGCAGtttcagaaaactaaaacactGAAAGCTGAATGATCGTGTCAGTAGTCAAATCAAACAGGGTTGCCAgtggcagcacagcacagcacttcCGCTTTCATTGAGTAATTCACGTGGTCCTGCAAGATGGCTGCCTCCACTGATAGGGCGGCTGACATGGGCGCCGTAAATGCCGGTGTGTCTGCTACGAGAGCTGTCTCCAGCGCTCCGCCGCTGGCTCTGCGCATACTGGCGGAGTGCCCCGTAAGCAAAGCCCGAGCCTGTGATCTAACGCTGCCGCACTGCACGGTCAACACTCCGGTGTTCATGCCTGTCGGGACGCAAGGAACCATGAAGGGAATCACAGCCGACCAACTAGCGGATCTCGGGTGCCAGATATGCTTGGCGAACACGTATCATCTAGGAATGAGACCGGTACATGCGCTCGTCGCTCTGGAAAATCGCATTCTCTGTACTGAGATGGGAAATGGTTGTTTCTTCGTCAATTTAATCTGTAGCAAAACACAGAGTAGTGCTTGAGGGCTGCTGACCCTGTCAAACGAACATGCTTTGAGGAAACAAAACTTTGTTGGTAGTGATCCTATATGTTTTCTGCCTGATCCCTAAAAGCGTGGTTATGTTGTGATGCATTAGCAGAATCCGCTCTTTCAAAACTACTGTAACACCAATAGTGCTGGAATGGACGCGATGACTTTCACTTGCTTTCATGAGTGACATTGGTTTACAGCTCCTAAGACTCTCCACTTCGCTATATATAGCAACCTTTTTGAATTTATATGCCTTTTACACTGGATAGATGACAAGTTTTTCTCTTTGAAATCAGCCTTTTcaatcaaaatattaatataactacATGGACATGTTGGAAACGTAAATTAAATCAACAGGGTAGACCTAAAATCGtaatgcattacagtatatacaatGTAACTGTGTGCAATGATAACCATTTTAaaagtgggagggagggatgcGTAGTTGGGATAATAAAAAGAACATGGTCTAGGTTTCACGGTCAGGTTAGTCACTCGGGCAACAGTTCTGTTACCTCGCTGAGAACAAAAAGCTCTGTTGTGGAGAGTTAATGTGTGTTGATTCTGCTGTTCCCTGAAGGGTCCGGAGCTCATAGAGAAAGCCAAGGGCCTGCACAACTTCATGAACTGGAAAAACAACCTGCTGACGGtgagtcagtcaatcagtcagttagtgagagagagagagtgagtggatAGAGAGTGACACATATCCACCTTCCCTAGGCCTGCGGTATTTAAAGGAGCGGTGGGTGCCCTGTATGTGATGGCGATCTGCCATTGCAGCTGTGTTGAACGGCTTTATCCTGATAGTAAGATTTATGGTTATGACTTAAGATGTTAAGGTCCGATTAACATCGGATCACAAGAGCcccaatcattttttttctccaaatgtgtGATGTAGCATTAGATTAGCACAGATCGTTTTGTCCCAGCTGTGTGATTCAGTGTCAGATCAGCACTGATTGCTTTGTCCATATGTGtgattttgtattacattagCATTGATTACTTTGTCCGTATGTGTGACGTAGCATTAGATTAGCACTGATATGGGACGTCCCCATCTAGTTTCAGTTTAGTGTGTGCCACTGAAATTGTTCATCTTCAGTAGTGTGTTTCCAGATCAGAATGGAGGGGACAGTGTCTGGGGATGGAATCCTTATATTTTCtagttcctcccccccccccctctccccccaacccTTGCAGGACAGCGGAGGGTTTCAGATGGTTTCTCTTGTGGCACTATCAGAGGTGACAGAGGAAGGAGTCCGGTTCCGGTCACCTTATGATGGCCGGGAGATACTGCTTTCCCCTGAACAGTCTATTGCCATCCAAAACAGCCTGGGTAAGAAGAGTCAACCATATAATGAAGAGTCAGGGAAACAATGGTACAGTCCATCTGCAGACTGAAGTGGCCCGCATTAAGAATGGTACAGTCCATCTGCAGACTGAAGTGGCCCGCATTAAGAATGGTACAGTCCATCTGCAGACTGAAGTGGCCCGCATTAAGAATGGTACAGTCCATCTGCAGACTGAAGTGGCCCGCATTAAGAATGGCACAGTCCATCTGCACACTGAAGTGGCCCACATTAAAAATCAGATTCACTCATTCAGTAGGTTCTCCCATTCCCTGTGTTCATTATATCAGTCAGTCTtacctctctccatttctctatCCTTGTTGATGTTTATTTGGTCATTACCTCAAAGCGTCACATGACCGGAATGTGTTTCCAGTCGTTGGTGTGGGTGTACGGGCTGGGGGTGCGCGTGCATAGTCGCTTTGTCGCGGTTACTTTGATAGAGCTCGGCTAAAAAGTCGGACGGCGGCGCGTCTTCCCTCCGTGCCCAGGCTCGGACATCATGATGCAGCTGGACGACGTGGTGAGCAGCACCATCACCGGCCCGCGCGTGGAGGAGGCCATGCGGCGCTCGATCCGCTGGCTGGACCGCTGCATCGCGGCCAACCGGAACCCCGACCGTCAGAACCTGTTCGCCATCATCCAGGGCGGGCTGAACGCAGAGCTGCGTCGGGCCTGCCTCGAGGGTAGGAGCCACGCGCTGACCGTAGCCCGAGCAGcacacacctccacctcacCGCGACCGCGCCCTGACCATCGTTCCTATAGCAAGACCCTTTTAGGTCTCATCACCTTACTCAGGGGCACAGCAGTATGAACAGTAAACGTGCTGGGATAACGCATGAGCTATGCGAGACGcctaaccctttaaggtgtgagatcacgcatgtgaacattctaatgctgatgtaatcaTTACTGGTAACTGATCTcacaacattctaatgctgatgtaatcaTTACTGGTAACTGATCTcacaacattctaatgctgatgtaatcaTTACTGGTAACTGACAGCAATGGAGGACACTGACGtacaattctgaaaaaaaacattccaaatacCCGCACTTCTGAGGGTAAAGGGAATGAACTAAGCAGCTACGCTTATTACATTCAAATTTGCTGTACGTTTATTTGAATGTAGGTTGTTGTTTAGACCAGTGAACTATGTGTTTCAGCCTCAACGGTAGAGGGAGAACTTTCATTGTTAAGAATGCATAGCTGACAATGTAGTCAGTCTCCAAAGCTGAGTCAGAACCTTCTAGAAAGGGGGAATAGAGAGGAACGAATGAACTGAGGAGCTGACCTTGTGGTGAGACTGCAGACGATGTGGGTCATGCcagcgtgtctgtctgtctgtctgtctgtctgtcccacgCAGAGATGACCAAGCGGGACGTTCCAGGCTTCGCCATCGGAGGGCTGAGTGGGGGGGAGGCGAAGGACGACTTCTGGAGGATGGTGACGCTCAGCACGGACTACCTACCCCGAACTAAACCCAGATACCTCATGGGCGTCGGGTACGAAGCTCTGCCGTTGGTCCAGTATTACAAGTCCTGCAGAGGCATCAATCACGAAGCAGATGAATTTGGTGGCAGGGACTGGCTGAAtgcacgcccccccaccccccccccccccccgcggtgcTGTGCGGAGAGGCTCTGTACAGGGTTCTAGGGTTGGGGCGGTggcgtagtataatgggtaagaaactgGTCTTTTAATCTGAAGGGCACAGGTTCAATTCTCGGGTCggacacagccgttgtacccttgagcgaggtgcttaacctgcattgcttcagtacatgcccagctgtataaatggatgcaatttaagtgctatgtaaaaggtTGCGTGAgtcgtcgctctggataagagcgtctgctaaacgcctgtgatgtgatgtaatgttcTAGCTGCGTCTCAAGTGCCCACAGCCAGTTTGCTCGACAGCAGGTTGGCATATGCCATGAAAGCGGGGCCTTGAACCGACGCCACACGACAGGTGTTCTGGCCACCCTCACatctgggtgtgtgagtgtgtctcgcGGGGTTAGCGCAGTGGAATTAgcgaaacacaaaaaaagatttttattttttgcacattaCCTGCTGtctttttggcatttagcatgtttgtttgtttttttaaatgcgtttatatagcaggatatttttactgaagctaCTCGGGTCAAGTgcctggctcaagggtacaactgcaacTTGAGTTACACGCCCcggttccctaaccattatactacactgtcatcCCATTATACCTTCCTGGTGGAGTTATTCAGCAAGCACACACCTGTCCAGGGTCACAGCCCTTACCTTTCCTTTTTAGATCGAGTCAGTAACTGCACATTCTACATGGCTGTGGGCATCCACAGCCAGAGGTGCTACCAATGCCTACATCGCAGACgttcttttttcatgtttgagCTATTAATATTTAgagaaataagaataaaaatcgTATTACTATTTCTTTGTGAGTATATGCTCCCCGGGAATACAGAAGTAATTAATTTGCTGTATAATTAATGCCTCTAACCAGATTATTTctactgaaaataataattcagattttcttttttttttttaaacatggtttAACAAACCTCATGATTGGCTGGCATTACAGCTTTTTTGGtggtgttttatttgtgtgtgtgcgtgttcgtgtgtgtgtgtgtgtgtgtgtgcgtgcccgtgtgtgtgtgtgtgtgtgcgcgcgtgtgtgcacgcatttgtgtgtgtgtgtgtgcgtgcccgtgtgtgtgtgtgcgcatgcgtgtgtgtgtgtatgtactcactgcccatgttgtgtggtgtgttttGCAGTTATGCAGTGGaactggaggtgtgtgtgtgcatgtgtgtgtatgcgtgtgtgtatgtactcactGCCCATGTTGTGCGGTGTGTTTTGCAGTTACGCTGTGGaactggaggtgtgtgtgtgcatgtgtgtgtatgcgtgtgtgtatgtactcactgcccatgttgtgtggtgtgttttGCAGTTACGCAGTGGAACTGGTGGTGTGTGTCGCTCTGGGGTGCGACATGTTCGACTGCGTTTTCCCAACTCGCACTGCAGTGAGTATTCGCCCTCTTAAATCCTCTGTCCCTATCgctctctccatcccctccctccctcccttccttctctccctccctccctctccctctcttttatCCTCGCAGCATGGGGGGGTATCCTAGGGTGAAGGCAATATTGAGGATTTTGTGCAATCTGTGTAACAGGCTCAGAGTGACTTTCCGAAACTGATTGAATACCCCGGGGCCCTGTTGCTCAAATCACGGCCCTCGAGGTCCGCGAACCGCTggtttcctcctctccctttacCTGGCAGGTAAATGCCGAGAGGCTAGCGACTTTGGAAAACCGCTAGCCACAGTGGCTGGTGAGCCAAAAAAGTTCACGTCAGGTCCCCGgtgattcatttttgtttcagcgGTTCGGAACGGCGCTGGTTCCCTGGGGATCCTTGCAGCTGAAAAAGAAGCAATTTGCCCTGGACTTCCAGCCCATAGACGCAGACTGCGGCTGCCCCACCTGCAAAAGGTCAGTGGGACTGCAGTCCTTCTTTACAACAAACGTTTGAAAAGAACATTGTACTTTAAATGTGA
This window encodes:
- the qtrt1 gene encoding queuine tRNA-ribosyltransferase catalytic subunit 1 isoform X1, with translation MAASTDRAADMGAVNAGVSATRAVSSAPPLALRILAECPVSKARACDLTLPHCTVNTPVFMPVGTQGTMKGITADQLADLGCQICLANTYHLGMRPGPELIEKAKGLHNFMNWKNNLLTDSGGFQMVSLVALSEVTEEGVRFRSPYDGREILLSPEQSIAIQNSLGSDIMMQLDDVVSSTITGPRVEEAMRRSIRWLDRCIAANRNPDRQNLFAIIQGGLNAELRRACLEEMTKRDVPGFAIGGLSGGEAKDDFWRMVTLSTDYLPRTKPRYLMGVGYAVELVVCVALGCDMFDCVFPTRTARFGTALVPWGSLQLKKKQFALDFQPIDADCGCPTCKRHTRAYIHALFKCDTAAMHHLTIHNIAYQLSLMRSVRASILDGRFPEFVRAFMRRMYPSPETYPSWAVEALASVSITLD
- the qtrt1 gene encoding queuine tRNA-ribosyltransferase catalytic subunit 1 isoform X2 — its product is MAASTDRAADMGAVNAGVSATRAVSSAPPLALRILAECPGPELIEKAKGLHNFMNWKNNLLTDSGGFQMVSLVALSEVTEEGVRFRSPYDGREILLSPEQSIAIQNSLGSDIMMQLDDVVSSTITGPRVEEAMRRSIRWLDRCIAANRNPDRQNLFAIIQGGLNAELRRACLEEMTKRDVPGFAIGGLSGGEAKDDFWRMVTLSTDYLPRTKPRYLMGVGYAVELVVCVALGCDMFDCVFPTRTARFGTALVPWGSLQLKKKQFALDFQPIDADCGCPTCKRHTRAYIHALFKCDTAAMHHLTIHNIAYQLSLMRSVRASILDGRFPEFVRAFMRRMYPSPETYPSWAVEALASVSITLD